In Prosthecobacter vanneervenii, a single window of DNA contains:
- a CDS encoding Gfo/Idh/MocA family protein, translating to MNRRTFFHQTSVLAAASALPKLYAADEAGKKVKVAVVALGRGMQHVQALLKLPNVEIAYLAEVDPKRLEAGLKVVNDTQKVSCVGVKDFRTILDDKTLDAVFIATPNFWHTPAALLCMQAGKHVYVEKPGSQNAQEAEMIVAASKKYDRLVQMGNQRRTWMKEAIEALHGGAIGPVRYGRGFYYNTRKSVATNEKPASPDIDYDLWQGPVPDDVKHDFKKLAHYDWHWFWHWGNGELGNNGIHTLDILRWGLKGDYPLRTTYNGGRYFYQDAQETPDTGTAVYDFGHAGCEWVQSSSHPRAAEKPLAEVIFYGDNGTMGIARDSWTIYDPKGAEVSKSKAAGGGDPAHMGNFIEAIRGNAKLNSPIEEGQKSTMMCHLGNMAYRTNTVVKCDPKTGKVLDNAEAMKLWGRDGGYRKGWEPKI from the coding sequence ATGAACCGCCGCACTTTTTTCCATCAAACGTCCGTGCTTGCCGCAGCCTCCGCTCTTCCAAAACTCTACGCGGCAGATGAGGCCGGAAAGAAGGTGAAGGTGGCCGTGGTGGCGCTGGGGCGCGGCATGCAGCACGTACAGGCGCTGCTCAAGCTCCCGAACGTGGAGATCGCCTATCTGGCTGAAGTGGACCCCAAACGCCTGGAGGCAGGGCTCAAGGTGGTGAATGACACACAGAAAGTCTCCTGCGTGGGCGTGAAGGACTTCCGCACCATTTTGGACGACAAGACGCTGGACGCCGTCTTCATCGCCACGCCGAACTTCTGGCATACCCCCGCCGCGCTGCTGTGCATGCAGGCCGGAAAGCACGTCTATGTGGAAAAGCCCGGCAGCCAGAACGCGCAGGAGGCCGAGATGATCGTGGCCGCCTCGAAGAAATACGACCGCCTCGTGCAAATGGGCAATCAGCGCCGCACCTGGATGAAGGAGGCCATCGAGGCCCTGCACGGCGGCGCCATCGGCCCCGTGCGCTACGGCCGCGGCTTTTACTACAACACCCGCAAATCCGTGGCTACCAACGAGAAGCCCGCTTCTCCGGACATCGACTACGACCTGTGGCAGGGCCCCGTGCCGGATGATGTGAAGCACGACTTCAAAAAGCTGGCCCACTACGACTGGCACTGGTTCTGGCACTGGGGCAATGGCGAGCTGGGCAATAACGGCATCCACACCCTGGACATCCTGCGCTGGGGCCTCAAGGGAGACTACCCCCTGCGCACCACCTACAACGGCGGCCGCTACTTCTACCAGGACGCCCAGGAGACGCCGGACACCGGCACAGCCGTGTATGATTTCGGCCACGCCGGCTGCGAGTGGGTGCAGAGCAGCAGCCACCCGCGCGCCGCCGAAAAGCCGCTGGCCGAGGTGATCTTTTACGGCGACAACGGCACCATGGGCATCGCGCGCGACTCCTGGACCATCTACGACCCCAAAGGCGCCGAGGTCAGCAAGAGCAAGGCCGCTGGTGGCGGCGACCCCGCACACATGGGCAATTTCATCGAGGCCATTCGTGGCAATGCCAAGCTCAACAGCCCCATCGAAGAAGGCCAGAAGAGCACCATGATGTGCCACCTGGGCAACATGGCCTACCGCACCAACACCGTGGTGAAATGCGATCCCAAGACCGGCAAGGTGCTGGACAATGCCGAGGCGATGAAGCTCTGGGGCCGCGACGGTGGGTACCGGAAAGGCTGGGAGCCGAAGATCTGA
- the bioB gene encoding biotin synthase BioB, with product MTFADLHRIYHQPFFDLLKQARAVHDEHWTGNEVQLCTLLSIKTGGCSEDCGYCAQSARYSTGVQAEKLLPKEQILDRALAARASGSTRFCMGAAWKGVRKGTQKFDQVLDIVRDVSKLGMEVCVTLGELGAEEAADLKEAGVTAYNHNVDTSPEHYPNIVSTHSFEDRLRTIRHAQDAGMSVCCGGILGLGETIDDRLKMLEVISNFNPQPESIPINALMPIKGTPMGDNEVVDSFAFIRMIAVTRIAVPKAKVRLSAGRTNLSREAQALAYFAGANSIFYGDKLLTAANPRANEDMKLLRDLGLAPQAPNPDMEAPEATEGRPLMPCCTEEHACEMEKANGCC from the coding sequence ATGACTTTCGCCGACCTCCACCGCATCTATCACCAGCCCTTTTTCGACCTCCTCAAGCAGGCCCGCGCCGTGCATGACGAGCACTGGACCGGCAACGAGGTGCAGCTCTGCACCCTGCTGAGCATCAAGACCGGCGGCTGCAGCGAGGACTGCGGCTACTGCGCCCAGAGCGCCCGCTACAGCACCGGCGTGCAGGCGGAGAAGCTGCTGCCCAAGGAGCAGATCCTGGACCGTGCCCTGGCCGCCCGCGCCAGCGGCTCCACCCGCTTCTGCATGGGCGCCGCCTGGAAGGGCGTGCGCAAAGGCACTCAGAAGTTTGACCAGGTGCTCGATATCGTCCGCGATGTGTCCAAGCTCGGCATGGAGGTCTGCGTGACCCTCGGCGAACTCGGTGCGGAAGAAGCCGCCGACCTCAAGGAAGCCGGTGTCACCGCCTACAACCACAACGTGGACACCTCCCCGGAGCACTACCCGAACATCGTCAGCACCCACTCCTTTGAGGACCGCCTGCGCACCATCCGCCACGCGCAGGATGCTGGCATGTCCGTCTGCTGCGGCGGCATCCTCGGCCTGGGCGAGACCATCGACGACCGCCTGAAAATGCTGGAGGTCATCTCCAACTTCAATCCCCAGCCCGAGAGCATCCCGATCAACGCCCTCATGCCCATCAAAGGCACGCCGATGGGCGACAACGAAGTCGTCGATTCCTTCGCCTTCATCCGCATGATCGCGGTGACCCGCATCGCCGTGCCAAAGGCCAAGGTGCGCCTCAGCGCCGGTCGTACGAACCTGAGCCGTGAAGCCCAGGCCCTCGCCTATTTCGCCGGTGCCAACTCCATTTTCTACGGAGACAAACTCCTCACCGCCGCCAATCCGCGCGCCAACGAGGACATGAAACTCCTCCGCGACCTCGGCCTCGCCCCCCAGGCTCCGAACCCGGACATGGAAGCCCCCGAGGCCACCGAAGGCCGCCCCCTCATGCCCTGCTGCACCGAGGAGCACGCGTGTGAGATGGAGAAGGCGAACGGGTGCTGTTAG
- a CDS encoding purine-nucleoside phosphorylase translates to MSLTALQNARPETAIVLGSGLGSVAEAFGTKAPGSPDPELGVGRPQYLEIPYSDIPGLSASTVPGHAGRFVLAQHHGKPILLAQGRRHLYEGLTAHEVTAGIRFMHEIGVRRIVLTNAAGAIHESFHVGGLMLITDHINLQGTTPLLGGPNFHDMSEVYSRTWCEKFHAASVEIGLKLHAGIYAGLLGPQYETPAEIRMLRTLGADAVGMSTVPEAIQARALGMEVAGISMLTNWAAGLRAQTLHHAEVVEVGKTAGMYLARLLKAAV, encoded by the coding sequence ATGTCGCTCACTGCTCTTCAAAACGCCCGTCCTGAAACCGCCATCGTACTCGGCTCCGGCCTCGGTAGTGTGGCGGAGGCTTTTGGCACCAAGGCGCCGGGGTCTCCTGACCCCGAGCTGGGGGTCGGGAGACCCCAATACCTTGAGATTCCGTACTCGGACATCCCCGGCCTCAGCGCCTCCACGGTGCCGGGGCATGCGGGGCGCTTCGTGCTGGCGCAGCATCATGGCAAACCCATCCTGCTGGCGCAGGGCCGCAGACATCTCTACGAAGGACTGACGGCGCATGAGGTGACGGCAGGCATCCGCTTCATGCATGAGATCGGCGTGCGGCGCATCGTCCTCACGAATGCAGCCGGTGCCATCCACGAGAGCTTTCATGTGGGCGGGCTGATGCTCATCACCGACCACATCAATCTGCAAGGCACCACACCGCTGCTCGGCGGCCCGAACTTCCATGACATGAGTGAGGTCTATTCACGCACGTGGTGCGAGAAGTTCCACGCCGCCAGTGTGGAGATCGGCCTGAAGCTGCACGCAGGCATCTATGCCGGGCTGCTGGGTCCGCAGTATGAAACACCGGCGGAAATCCGCATGCTGCGCACGCTGGGTGCGGATGCCGTTGGCATGTCCACCGTGCCCGAGGCCATTCAAGCGCGTGCTCTGGGCATGGAGGTCGCAGGTATTTCAATGCTCACCAACTGGGCCGCGGGATTGCGTGCACAGACGCTGCACCATGCCGAAGTGGTGGAGGTAGGAAAGACAGCGGGAATGTATCTGGCGAGGTTGTTGAAGGCGGCGGTGTGA
- a CDS encoding 2-dehydropantoate 2-reductase yields the protein MNLDHPRIAIIGSGAVGCYYGGRLAQHGHEVHFLMRSDYEHVKQHGLQIRSLHGDFSLPQVLCRRSTAEIGPCDLVIIAMKATANEALLSLLPPLLKEDTMILTLQNGLGSDDFLARHFGSERVLGGLCFVCINRISPGVIHHIAQGQISLGEHSGAPQPRTHDLAAEFQRCGIQCRVEPSLIAARWKKLVWNIPFNGLSIAAGGKDTAAILADPILEKRVRDLMREIIATAGRLGHEIPLSLIDDMIERTRTMSAYKPSSLIDFLAGSEVELDAIWGEPMRRAAAAGIAMPEVKRLHEELKARIAAR from the coding sequence ATGAATCTCGATCACCCCCGCATCGCCATCATCGGCTCCGGCGCCGTCGGCTGCTACTATGGCGGGCGTCTGGCGCAGCATGGTCATGAAGTGCATTTCCTCATGCGCTCGGACTACGAGCATGTGAAGCAGCATGGACTGCAGATCCGCAGCCTGCATGGAGACTTCTCCCTGCCGCAGGTGCTCTGCCGCCGCAGCACGGCTGAGATCGGTCCTTGCGACCTGGTGATCATCGCCATGAAGGCCACAGCCAATGAGGCGCTGCTCTCCTTGCTGCCGCCGCTGCTGAAGGAAGACACGATGATCCTGACGCTGCAAAACGGCCTGGGCAGCGATGACTTTCTGGCGCGGCACTTCGGCTCCGAGCGCGTGCTCGGCGGGCTGTGCTTTGTGTGCATCAATCGCATCTCACCCGGCGTGATCCATCACATCGCGCAGGGGCAGATCTCTCTGGGAGAACACAGCGGCGCACCGCAGCCACGCACGCATGATCTGGCGGCGGAGTTTCAGCGCTGCGGCATTCAGTGTCGCGTGGAGCCCAGCCTCATCGCGGCGAGGTGGAAGAAGCTCGTCTGGAACATCCCCTTCAACGGCCTCTCCATCGCCGCAGGTGGCAAGGACACCGCCGCCATCCTAGCCGATCCGATTTTGGAAAAACGTGTGCGCGATCTGATGCGTGAGATCATCGCCACCGCAGGACGGCTCGGGCATGAAATCCCACTTTCGCTGATTGATGACATGATCGAGCGTACGCGCACCATGTCCGCCTACAAGCCCAGCAGCCTCATCGATTTCCTCGCCGGCAGCGAGGTCGAGCTGGACGCCATCTGGGGTGAGCCCATGCGCCGGGCTGCTGCCGCTGGCATCGCCATGCCGGAGGTGAAGAGACTGCATGAGGAGTTGAAGGCACGCATTGCCGCCAGATAG
- a CDS encoding DEAD/DEAH box helicase, with product MLPSLNQLKLPDPWQHQAVNLLRTGSDVVVSAPTGAGKTYIFELLHQGRHLQGQAIYTVPTRALANDKYAEWKEAKWNVGIATGDIAENVDAPVVVATLETQLERLVRGEGPALLVIDEYQMISDHSRGANYEATIALAPLDTRLLLLSGSVANPEDVATWLTSLGRKAEVVMTRERPVPLEEVPMEALPQRQKQFHNYWPRFAASVMMSDLAPLLIFAPRRKEAESIARRLAADLPLGDPMELTPEQRAVCGKDLSTLIEKRIAFHHSGLSYGARAGVIEPLAKAGQLRVIVATMGLAAGINFSVRSVHVAGTTFHDGKSEHKLTPDELLQMYGRAGRRGLDDKGHVITSRDSPSIFDARPARLHRSELLAWPIFLRVMKHAALQKENPFDAATRFAGRLFAKVPPLLGLEELEPDVVQPKHENAKALFGLEATEKQILNSYGEWERKHKHALHRVPLSRVHALLGVPAFAAKFAHGIGRVGKIRREKDVIYGVEVSLGTPVEDQVKPTKSIRRLLKLPRHAETVPLEEITVLHAGELARHILASVEEAIQDVAPEFIGTVMKENLVFACFDLSPVEVMAYEDAPGRLLFMPQERSIVVRNETGVNTAETTTTDRQPRGGSPIHSWRSLGLIDADGVPTRRGEIFSFFQHGEGLAVVAALEDESYHADELVHHMANLRSGSKFDLPLTCGSERLAAVCRGTYGFVNHQGYLDNGLPEDYGEGAAELLDALLHPEQPGAQDLKAGIAEGDISRAYVEWLSLLRHITHAPDHPWRRWKELKEAAKQTLKHHTKTLRHFFHLDLPPLTNKQRHGKTRHYLMVK from the coding sequence ATGCTCCCATCCCTCAACCAGCTCAAGCTTCCCGATCCCTGGCAGCACCAGGCGGTGAATCTGCTGCGCACCGGCAGCGATGTGGTGGTGAGCGCGCCGACCGGGGCAGGGAAGACGTACATCTTTGAGCTGCTGCATCAAGGCCGCCATTTGCAGGGGCAGGCCATTTACACCGTGCCCACCCGCGCGCTGGCGAATGACAAGTATGCGGAGTGGAAGGAGGCGAAGTGGAATGTGGGCATCGCCACCGGAGACATTGCTGAGAACGTGGATGCACCCGTGGTGGTGGCCACGCTGGAGACGCAGCTTGAGCGGCTCGTGCGCGGCGAGGGGCCCGCGCTGCTGGTCATCGATGAATACCAGATGATCTCAGACCACTCGCGCGGTGCGAACTACGAGGCCACCATTGCTCTGGCTCCACTGGACACACGCCTGCTGCTGCTCAGCGGCTCCGTGGCGAATCCCGAGGATGTGGCGACATGGCTGACGAGCCTGGGCCGCAAGGCGGAGGTGGTGATGACGCGCGAACGCCCCGTGCCGCTGGAGGAGGTGCCCATGGAGGCGCTGCCGCAGCGGCAGAAGCAGTTTCACAACTACTGGCCGCGCTTTGCCGCATCGGTGATGATGTCGGATCTGGCACCTCTGCTCATCTTTGCCCCACGCCGCAAAGAGGCGGAATCCATTGCACGCAGGCTGGCCGCCGATCTGCCGCTGGGAGATCCGATGGAGCTCACACCGGAGCAGCGTGCCGTCTGCGGCAAGGACCTCTCCACCCTGATCGAGAAACGCATCGCCTTCCATCACAGTGGCCTCTCGTATGGCGCACGCGCGGGGGTGATCGAGCCTCTGGCCAAGGCGGGCCAGCTCCGCGTCATCGTGGCCACGATGGGACTCGCAGCAGGGATCAATTTCTCCGTGCGCAGCGTGCATGTGGCGGGCACCACTTTTCATGACGGCAAAAGCGAGCACAAGCTGACACCTGATGAGCTGCTGCAGATGTACGGCCGCGCCGGAAGACGCGGGCTGGATGACAAAGGCCACGTCATCACCAGCCGCGACAGCCCCTCCATCTTTGATGCACGCCCCGCACGCCTGCACCGCAGCGAGCTGCTGGCCTGGCCCATCTTTCTGCGCGTGATGAAGCATGCCGCTCTGCAGAAGGAGAACCCCTTTGATGCGGCCACACGCTTTGCGGGCAGGCTCTTTGCCAAAGTGCCGCCACTGCTCGGGCTGGAAGAGCTGGAGCCGGATGTAGTGCAGCCAAAGCATGAAAACGCCAAGGCGCTCTTCGGCCTCGAAGCCACGGAGAAGCAGATACTGAACTCCTACGGCGAGTGGGAGCGCAAACACAAGCATGCGCTGCATCGCGTGCCGCTGAGCCGTGTGCATGCCCTGCTGGGCGTGCCTGCCTTTGCCGCCAAGTTCGCTCATGGCATCGGGCGAGTGGGAAAAATCCGCCGCGAGAAGGATGTGATCTACGGCGTGGAGGTCAGCCTCGGCACGCCGGTGGAAGATCAGGTGAAGCCCACCAAATCTATCCGCAGGCTGCTCAAACTGCCGCGCCATGCGGAGACAGTGCCATTGGAGGAGATCACCGTGCTGCATGCGGGAGAGCTGGCCCGGCACATCCTCGCCAGCGTGGAGGAGGCCATCCAGGATGTGGCCCCGGAATTCATCGGCACGGTGATGAAGGAGAATCTCGTCTTCGCCTGCTTTGACCTCTCGCCCGTCGAGGTGATGGCCTATGAAGACGCGCCTGGCCGTCTGCTTTTCATGCCGCAGGAGCGCAGCATCGTGGTGAGGAATGAAACCGGCGTGAACACCGCCGAGACCACCACCACAGATCGCCAGCCGCGCGGTGGGTCGCCCATTCACTCCTGGCGCTCTCTCGGGCTCATCGATGCCGATGGCGTGCCCACTCGGCGCGGGGAGATCTTCAGCTTCTTCCAGCATGGCGAAGGGCTGGCCGTGGTGGCCGCGCTGGAGGATGAGAGCTACCACGCCGACGAACTGGTGCACCACATGGCCAATCTGCGCAGCGGCTCCAAATTTGACCTGCCGCTCACCTGCGGCTCCGAGCGTCTCGCAGCGGTCTGCCGTGGCACCTACGGCTTCGTCAATCATCAGGGCTATCTCGACAACGGCCTGCCGGAAGACTACGGCGAAGGCGCTGCCGAGCTGCTCGATGCCCTGCTGCATCCTGAACAACCCGGCGCGCAGGATCTCAAAGCCGGCATCGCGGAGGGAGACATCTCACGTGCTTATGTGGAATGGCTGAGCCTCCTGCGCCACATCACGCACGCGCCTGATCATCCGTGGCGCAGATGGAAGGAGCTGAAGGAGGCCGCCAAGCAGACGCTCAAGCACCACACCAAGACCCTGCGCCACTTCTTCCACCTCGACCTGCCACCGCTGACCAACAAGCAGCGGCATGGCAAGACGCGGCATTATTTGATGGTGAAGTAG
- a CDS encoding HD domain-containing protein codes for MFLHYANLQKWQALWNCCGMPGDGTAWHERLATSYTEPQRAYHTLQHLEECLLVFDEARAAGLMANPDLIEIALWFHDAVYDPQAGNNEELSAQMAMEALGESDQSREVARLILLTKSHQPGNGPDDAWIIDIDLAIFAQPIERVMEYERQIRAEYSWVPQAVYAEKRAEILRGFLARPQIYLTAWAQKRFEACARENLRSLIAAVQPPAP; via the coding sequence ATGTTCCTCCATTATGCCAATCTGCAAAAGTGGCAGGCTCTCTGGAATTGCTGCGGCATGCCCGGCGATGGCACGGCGTGGCATGAACGGCTTGCCACCTCCTACACAGAGCCCCAGCGCGCCTACCACACTCTCCAGCATTTGGAAGAATGCCTGCTCGTCTTTGATGAAGCCAGGGCTGCCGGATTGATGGCAAATCCAGACCTCATCGAGATAGCGCTGTGGTTTCATGATGCAGTCTATGACCCGCAGGCTGGCAACAACGAAGAACTCAGCGCGCAGATGGCCATGGAGGCCTTGGGAGAAAGCGACCAGTCGCGCGAGGTGGCGCGGCTCATCCTGCTGACAAAGTCGCACCAGCCGGGAAACGGGCCGGATGATGCGTGGATCATCGACATCGATCTCGCCATCTTCGCACAGCCAATTGAGCGCGTGATGGAGTATGAGCGGCAGATACGCGCAGAGTATTCCTGGGTGCCGCAGGCCGTGTATGCTGAGAAGCGTGCGGAAATCCTGCGCGGCTTCCTTGCACGACCGCAGATCTATCTCACCGCCTGGGCACAGAAACGCTTTGAGGCGTGTGCTCGGGAGAACCTGCGCTCACTCATCGCCGCAGTGCAGCCGCCTGCTCCGTGA
- the epsC gene encoding serine O-acetyltransferase EpsC: MDCRQNEIVSSLMASYHEVGGINHVDCGNLPSKRAIATLCEDLLHLLFPGFFSDEAVTSQELELMTNELVASIRERLNIEVRRSLRLNGSHENRDAEAADIVCSFLMRLAEVRALLKTDVEAAYEGDPAARGFEEIILAYPGLEAIAIQRTAHVLYQKNVPVIPRMMTEWAHSRTGIDIHPGAEIGTHFFIDHGTGVVIGETATIGKHVKLYQGVGLVARSLAAGQALRGKKRHPTLEDHVTVYANATIVGGDTVIGARSTIGANVFILESVAPDMLYALGEQEHKVHVKKKK; the protein is encoded by the coding sequence ATGGATTGCCGCCAAAATGAAATCGTTTCCAGCCTCATGGCCTCGTATCACGAGGTGGGCGGGATCAACCACGTCGACTGCGGCAACCTGCCGTCCAAGCGCGCCATCGCGACCCTGTGCGAAGATCTGCTGCATCTGCTCTTTCCTGGATTCTTTTCCGATGAAGCCGTGACCTCCCAGGAGCTGGAGCTCATGACGAATGAGCTCGTCGCCAGCATCCGTGAGCGACTCAACATCGAAGTGCGCCGCAGCCTGCGGCTGAATGGCAGCCACGAAAACCGCGATGCTGAGGCGGCCGACATCGTGTGCAGCTTTCTCATGCGCCTTGCCGAGGTGCGTGCCCTCCTGAAGACCGATGTGGAGGCTGCCTATGAGGGCGACCCCGCCGCGCGCGGCTTTGAGGAGATCATCCTCGCGTATCCGGGGCTGGAGGCCATCGCCATCCAGCGCACGGCGCATGTGCTTTATCAGAAAAACGTGCCCGTCATTCCGCGCATGATGACCGAGTGGGCACACAGCCGCACGGGGATCGACATCCATCCCGGTGCGGAGATCGGCACGCACTTTTTTATTGATCATGGCACTGGCGTGGTCATTGGCGAGACGGCCACCATCGGGAAGCATGTGAAGCTCTACCAAGGCGTCGGCCTCGTGGCACGCTCGCTGGCTGCCGGGCAGGCGCTGCGCGGCAAGAAGCGCCACCCCACGCTGGAAGACCACGTGACGGTGTATGCCAATGCGACCATTGTCGGCGGAGATACCGTCATCGGTGCGCGCAGCACCATCGGCGCGAATGTGTTTATTCTGGAATCCGTGGCTCCTGACATGCTCTACGCCCTGGGAGAGCAGGAGCACAAAGTGCACGTCAAAAAGAAGAAGTGA